catgacatattttggtgtttttggcttttttttttgcaactttctatgctatagcgtgtctaagcacgctatttacTGCGGgttcaagctgttttcagcgttttttttggacgtgccattttatgacatttttgccatactatagccttgctttttaggtcattttttcgacatgtcacattttggtgtttttggccatttttgcaactttccatgctacagcgtgtctaagcacgctatttaatgcggatttaagctgtttttggctttttttgggactTGCCTTTTTtcgatatttttgccatactatagccttgctttttgggccatttttttcgacatgacatattttggtgtttttggcttttttttttgcaactttctatgctatagcgtgtctaagcacgctatttacTGCGGgttcaagctgttttcagcgttttttttggacgtgccattttatgacatttttgccatactatagccttgctttttaggtcattttttcgacatgtcacattttggtgtttttggccgtttttgcaactttctatgctatagcgtgtctaagcacactatttaatgcaggtttaagcattttttagctgtttttgggatgtggtATTATggtactatagccttgctttttgtgtaattctttcaacataaattattttggtgcttttggccattttttttttttacctttctacACTACAGCGTgcctcagcatgctatttaatgcagtttacgttttttttccaaattcaaaTTCAGGTCAAAAATTCATACCAAagcatgtcattcaaaatgttTCCGAAATGTCAGACTGTAGCATGTCTGTAAAGATGTCAGGTGTACATGTCTTACCTGTCTTTCCTGGGCTTTCAGGCCATAGAGAGGGGCGTGGTGTTTGAGGTGTCCTACTCCGCTGCCATCAGAGACTCCACCTGTAGGCGTTACACCATCGCCAACGCCATCTGTCTTATGGAGACATGTAAAGGGAAGGTATGTCTTCTCTGTCCACGCTGCCTGGTCCATTTGCCATTATTTATCTGGTGATGTCAGAGGAGGCGGAGCCTGAACAACTTGCAGGGTGACTCActtgttgttgtgtttcagaACGTGATCCTGTCCAGTGCAGCCGAGAAGGTCAGCGATCAGTCAGAGTCAGCAGTGATGACGCTCtgttagacagacagacagtaatcaataacatgtgtgtgtgtgtgtgtgtgtgtgtgtgtgtgtgtatgtgtgtatgtgtgtatgtgtgtgtgtcctcagccTCTGGAGCTGCGAGGGCCCTCTGACATCACCAACCTGTATCCTTCTGATTGATTCAATAACACATTACAGACATGATGCAATATGCaggactgtgagtgtgtgtgtgagtgtgagtgtgtgtgtgtgtgtgtgtgtgtgtgtgtgtgtcacgttGTTGTCCTGACCTGGCTCCTCAGAGGTTTGTTGTTCGGTTTGTCGGACGGAGACGCAAAGGAAGCTGTTTCGTCCACCTGTCGATCAGCTGTACTGCATGCAGGTAAAAACTACGACTGTCCATGGTACTATCTGTACTGCAAATATTACCACTGCAGCTCTGAAATACATGTGGTTTCGTgctaaataaaactgtaaaaattaaCGATTAAGtcgaataaagtcataatattgcTTCTAAAAAACAAGCTATGTTGAGAAGTCGTAGTATAAtagaaaaatacaccaaaaagtcagtatagtgtaaaaaagtcttaatttagcattttgcagtcagacaacaaaaacacgaatgttaataatcattttacttcgttaaacagagaaaacactaaaaaagcTCATAAAATATCAAGTCAACACTAAACGAGGCGCAGTGAGTTTCTAGATTATTTTTTCGTGGTTTTTGTAAACGAACCTGCAGCTGATTCGGTGGCTCCACAGAAAATGAACGTGGGGTTTGGTCTGTTGTCAGAAACGAGGCGGACGGCGAGCGGGATCATCTCCACCATGAAGAGCGGCAGTGAGTCGAGCGTCCAGCAGGAGGCGCCACCTGCAGACGGTACGATACCTCGTCAATCAATCAGAAAACCATCTGCAGAATAATCATTAATGAACACGTGTTCTTACCTGAGCAGGTGAAGCTCCTGCAGCCAAAAGAGCGCGGCCTCACCTGACCCCGAGGCATACCTGAGGAGGGCGGGACTTCTGACAGACACATTCTGATTGGttcttatttttgttgattgacagaaaattgatTGATCAGTaacaagctctttttttgacttcatgtttttcttgtttagtcaataaaaaaacagactcagAGGAAGTCTTCagtcaaaaatgtttattttgaaatgaatctGAGGTACAAAGGTGcactctgattggtcagctccaaaacaggaaatgatgtcatcaaaaatagaGCTCTGCAGGAAGTTGCTGTACATTCAGTCTGATTCATAAAAACTgctttgaaatataaaaatataaatctacaAACAAGATgagttattactttttttgatgaattcaCGATGCTTCAATACCGCCTTAAATTTAAGGTGCTTCCTCGCTGACACACAGAAATTAAAGAGTTAAAACGACAAATTCAGTCGCTTTAACATCAACACACGAGCTCAATGTTCCCTTTGATGACTTTAAATATCAAAGCTTCAAACACATTTGATCCTAAAACTGCTCCAAAACATCTGTCGAACTTAACCCTTTACAATCAGATAAtccttcattattattatcattaattaacCCCGAGATCGCTGCTTtgatctctttaaaaaacataagaaaccaaacacttaaaaaatattatcctctaaaattatttctattaataataattattcttttaaat
This region of Plectropomus leopardus isolate mb unplaced genomic scaffold, YSFRI_Pleo_2.0 unplaced_scaffold338, whole genome shotgun sequence genomic DNA includes:
- the rpp30 gene encoding ribonuclease P protein subunit p30; its protein translation is AIERGVVFEVSYSAAIRDSTCRRYTIANAICLMETCKGKNVILSSAAEKPLELRGPSDITNLGLLFGLSDGDAKEAVSSTCRSAVLHAETRRTASGIISTMKSGSESSVQQEAPPADGEAPAAKRARPHLTPRHT